A single window of Abyssibacter profundi DNA harbors:
- a CDS encoding poly(ethylene terephthalate) hydrolase family protein, giving the protein MMGWSITALAQPVDTWNTVHGFDCVSDPYNPIREDGTRDPQGDPEPLSADWLARDREHRECTKQRDHDTRFHPARHLAASRYGRDPYREPTTWENVRFRHQILDFYQIPDVPYAEVYWPCSNAPDDCPTLPAELTRFDPPYPVVLVLHGFTSQAPHHRFNSQVFAEHGYLAIAANGVVPTAGTPNAQREANGDDILNWLASPESGTIGEIADLNRVAFTGHSQGARVSVTYQGDPRVHAFILWDHTDDANDDNIAQPVMFQRTDGSNGSRAEYRVTYDDDRYRGRLGYETLKSRNVDMMHFTARATVHTDWNGYGVGLSGNRLIELVTNYYNLAWLDRYLKGRLAIDERGQVIPTHGRTESEERAYRQSIAGEAYARLTARYFDDSADVHNISMGFWDQEQAEASDDPLLGGNVPFKIAGLETRDRLSPYFQSLCSLSVPNYVAGGTGAPDDPIAPLVRADTEIEGDMRFIGCPATDSLDGGQERPSTLAGSSTGGALGYGLIPLGLLVGWRQIARRRTRNRHGWLKHQRKPGASSG; this is encoded by the coding sequence ATGATGGGCTGGTCGATCACTGCGCTGGCTCAGCCGGTCGACACTTGGAATACAGTGCATGGATTCGACTGCGTCAGCGACCCGTACAACCCGATCCGGGAAGATGGCACAAGAGATCCGCAAGGCGACCCGGAACCGCTGTCCGCCGATTGGCTTGCGCGTGACCGAGAGCATCGAGAATGCACCAAGCAGCGAGACCACGACACCCGGTTTCACCCGGCACGGCATCTCGCAGCCAGCCGGTACGGCAGAGACCCCTACCGTGAGCCAACAACATGGGAGAACGTCCGGTTCAGGCACCAGATCCTGGATTTCTACCAGATACCGGACGTTCCGTACGCCGAAGTCTACTGGCCCTGTTCCAACGCCCCAGACGATTGCCCAACCTTGCCGGCGGAATTGACGCGCTTCGATCCACCCTATCCTGTCGTCCTGGTTCTGCATGGATTCACGTCCCAAGCGCCCCACCATCGCTTCAACAGTCAGGTCTTCGCCGAACACGGGTATCTCGCAATCGCCGCCAACGGGGTGGTTCCCACCGCAGGCACGCCGAATGCCCAGCGCGAAGCTAACGGCGATGACATTCTCAACTGGCTGGCTTCGCCCGAGTCGGGCACGATCGGGGAAATCGCGGACCTGAACCGGGTGGCATTCACCGGCCACTCACAGGGCGCACGTGTCAGTGTCACCTACCAAGGGGACCCGAGGGTGCATGCCTTCATCCTCTGGGATCACACCGACGATGCGAACGACGACAATATTGCGCAGCCCGTGATGTTCCAACGAACGGACGGTAGCAACGGCTCTCGGGCGGAGTACCGGGTCACTTACGACGATGATCGATACCGCGGGCGGCTGGGGTACGAAACGCTCAAGTCACGCAACGTCGACATGATGCACTTCACCGCACGTGCGACCGTCCATACAGATTGGAACGGGTACGGCGTTGGTCTCTCCGGCAACCGGCTAATCGAACTGGTCACCAACTACTACAACCTCGCCTGGCTTGATCGGTATCTCAAGGGCCGTTTAGCGATTGACGAGCGCGGTCAAGTCATACCCACGCACGGTCGAACCGAAAGCGAAGAACGGGCATATCGTCAGTCAATCGCCGGTGAGGCCTATGCCCGACTCACGGCCCGGTATTTTGATGATTCCGCCGACGTGCATAACATCTCGATGGGGTTCTGGGACCAGGAACAAGCGGAGGCAAGCGACGACCCGCTGCTAGGCGGCAATGTGCCGTTCAAAATTGCCGGATTGGAAACACGTGATCGACTCTCACCCTACTTTCAATCCTTATGCTCCCTGAGCGTTCCAAACTACGTCGCTGGCGGAACTGGAGCACCCGACGATCCCATTGCCCCGCTAGTGCGAGCTGATACAGAGATTGAGGGAGATATGAGGTTCATCGGCTGCCCGGCCACTGACTCACTGGATGGCGGTCAAGAACGCCCCTCCACCCTCGCAGGCAGTTCGACGGGCGGCGCGTTGGGGTACGGGCTGATTCCGCTTGGCTTGCTTGTAGGGTGGCGTCAAATCGCGAGACGACGCACACGCAACAGGCACGGTTGGCTTAAACATCAGCGCAAGCCCGGCGCGTCATCAGGCTGA
- a CDS encoding immune inhibitor A domain-containing protein, which translates to MFATLLAGFVAVISAAGEPVVAPPFTPVNNEGTAADLFVQAKVFTNAGWVPPGGAYPLVIRYRADAAVAGAGIEVTLNEAAVLVSSSPVAAGGDGSVGAPLRFTLGPLAAGEAGQIVIEARGKSLDEDPEVMWKDLSADVVVTPVAGDALALRTHGPKVTTLESARFGDRPFPLVMVQYQDIKHCVGVDDPYPGCTGNHTAEALSEAVNSRESGESLWQLFQDMSFGQLYPIGTVSPPSGSGTQAFDPGYSHKFSTMDPNGSCTGTTVADLHGTPAYANRVEDGWYLLPGTQGYYGSDSGGTALTGAPVGSIDDGCGPTAKIVYDAASLADPDIDYNAFDTDKDGVVDFFNVMFAGCGGHGCTDPTGPNNIWPHKSDVRYYYTDENGVSGYVSNDQLTTHFGEPLFYTDESRKEFTTTDTGIPVYVVVGPYNVNPEDAVEAVSVVAHEYGHSLGLPDFYSTSFDAMGRWELMGSDYFQYMTVYARAFLGWIVPRVLEGGEITLRESKYDTGEIHWRRPDGTPYVLTGPGIHNADAYRLDLPTDLLIEQVPSGANAWFSGAGNDFGCPPDGSHKLDVFLPDLAQHAGASNVTLTFNSLYEIEWDWDYAFVLVSSDGGQTWSTLPSANGTTINNSYNPNNVGCFAQLDNGITGVYAGGGNTLANPNRLEATYPASPDHGFIEDQFDLTAYAGQSIMLRFAYFTDAAAVQRGWFIDDIRITADDAVVYDSDFDTDAEENRLFPDGWQRVSTELGTDTEHAYFLELRSRISNDYDGLEQSDRGSPNWEGGVSLVYSDRQHSFGNTGAADHPGQTIVDAVPDPGNDSPDFSDAAFTLARPTFNGCTHIDNYPDPDGPDGLWKLPEALRFVVTSLEGVTADRPVPGQPATATVATEIFPDCSQDVGGVPVLALEDDYSEPDTDGEYTLSWTRPDSAVGPDTLQQTSACTADFVDAADDPLVAGTNARWSGSPQWQSQPNPADGSTAYYVPNGAAQDEALTMIGSLEIPADHSSMLTFTTRQGLESGYDFGLVEVSADGGDFSTVATYTGPGGLTPADVFDGTRSVDLSAYAGQSIRLRFRLTSDAYNVGQPAGWYIDNIAVTNSSWSDRVTATPALSYTVTDQPSGMYCYRVRTRLPVGSTAIDSAWSNLVTVVVDNPNAPEPPDGENPVTPSARSGAGGAVAMPVLLWLGLAGVAMRRRRR; encoded by the coding sequence ATGTTCGCGACGCTTCTCGCCGGCTTTGTCGCCGTGATCTCAGCTGCTGGTGAACCGGTGGTGGCGCCGCCGTTCACGCCGGTGAACAACGAGGGCACTGCGGCGGATCTGTTCGTCCAGGCCAAGGTGTTTACCAACGCCGGCTGGGTGCCGCCAGGCGGTGCTTATCCGCTGGTGATTCGCTACCGCGCCGATGCGGCCGTGGCGGGCGCGGGCATTGAGGTCACGCTGAACGAGGCGGCGGTGCTGGTGTCTTCGTCGCCGGTCGCGGCCGGCGGTGACGGATCTGTCGGCGCGCCCTTGCGCTTCACCTTGGGCCCGCTGGCGGCGGGCGAGGCCGGGCAAATCGTGATCGAGGCCCGGGGCAAGTCTCTGGATGAAGATCCCGAAGTCATGTGGAAGGACTTGTCGGCCGATGTGGTGGTGACGCCCGTGGCTGGCGATGCGCTGGCTTTGCGGACACATGGCCCGAAGGTCACGACGCTGGAGTCAGCACGGTTCGGTGATCGGCCGTTCCCGCTGGTCATGGTCCAGTACCAGGACATCAAGCACTGCGTTGGAGTGGATGACCCGTACCCGGGCTGCACCGGCAACCACACGGCCGAGGCCTTGTCCGAGGCGGTGAATTCCCGCGAGAGCGGCGAATCCTTATGGCAGCTGTTCCAGGACATGTCCTTTGGTCAGCTATATCCCATCGGTACGGTGAGCCCGCCGTCGGGCAGCGGCACACAGGCCTTCGACCCTGGGTATTCGCACAAATTCTCGACCATGGACCCCAATGGCAGTTGCACCGGCACCACGGTGGCGGATCTGCATGGGACGCCGGCTTACGCGAACCGGGTGGAAGACGGCTGGTATCTGCTGCCGGGCACCCAGGGGTACTACGGGTCGGATAGTGGAGGCACCGCACTGACGGGCGCTCCGGTGGGCAGTATTGATGACGGTTGCGGGCCGACGGCCAAGATTGTCTACGACGCCGCATCGTTGGCAGATCCGGACATCGACTACAACGCTTTCGATACCGACAAGGATGGCGTCGTCGATTTCTTTAATGTCATGTTCGCGGGCTGCGGCGGGCATGGCTGCACCGACCCGACCGGGCCGAACAACATCTGGCCGCACAAGTCGGACGTCCGCTACTACTACACCGATGAAAACGGTGTGTCGGGCTATGTTTCCAATGACCAGCTGACCACGCATTTCGGCGAGCCGCTGTTCTATACGGACGAATCCCGGAAGGAATTCACAACCACGGATACGGGGATTCCGGTTTACGTCGTCGTGGGGCCGTACAACGTGAATCCCGAGGATGCGGTCGAAGCGGTCTCCGTGGTGGCGCATGAATACGGGCACTCGCTGGGCCTGCCGGATTTCTACAGCACCAGCTTCGACGCCATGGGCCGCTGGGAGCTGATGGGATCGGACTACTTCCAGTACATGACGGTGTACGCGCGGGCCTTCCTGGGCTGGATCGTGCCGCGGGTGTTGGAGGGCGGTGAGATCACGCTGCGCGAATCCAAGTACGACACTGGCGAAATCCACTGGCGTCGGCCGGATGGCACGCCATACGTGTTGACCGGGCCGGGGATTCACAACGCCGATGCCTATCGGCTCGACCTGCCAACCGACCTGCTGATCGAGCAGGTGCCCTCTGGCGCCAACGCCTGGTTCTCGGGGGCCGGCAACGATTTCGGGTGCCCGCCGGACGGTAGTCACAAGCTCGATGTGTTCCTACCTGACCTGGCCCAGCATGCCGGCGCCAGCAACGTGACGCTGACCTTCAATTCGCTGTACGAAATCGAATGGGACTGGGACTACGCCTTTGTGCTGGTGTCCAGCGATGGGGGGCAGACTTGGTCCACGCTGCCGTCGGCTAACGGCACGACCATCAACAACAGCTACAACCCCAACAACGTCGGCTGTTTTGCGCAGCTGGACAACGGCATCACCGGGGTCTACGCCGGTGGGGGGAACACCCTGGCCAATCCGAACCGGCTGGAGGCGACTTACCCGGCCTCGCCCGACCACGGCTTCATCGAAGACCAGTTTGACCTGACGGCCTATGCCGGGCAGAGCATCATGCTGCGCTTTGCCTACTTCACCGATGCGGCGGCGGTACAGCGTGGCTGGTTCATCGACGACATTCGCATCACGGCCGATGACGCGGTGGTCTACGACAGCGATTTCGACACGGATGCCGAGGAAAACCGGCTATTCCCCGATGGTTGGCAGCGGGTGAGCACCGAGCTGGGCACCGATACCGAGCATGCGTACTTTCTCGAGCTGCGCAGCCGTATCAGCAATGATTACGACGGCCTTGAACAGTCCGACCGCGGCAGTCCCAACTGGGAGGGCGGTGTCTCGCTGGTGTACTCCGACCGGCAGCACAGTTTTGGCAACACGGGTGCGGCGGATCATCCGGGCCAGACCATCGTCGATGCCGTGCCCGATCCCGGCAATGATTCGCCGGACTTCAGCGATGCGGCCTTTACCCTGGCGCGGCCGACATTCAATGGCTGTACGCATATCGACAACTACCCGGACCCGGATGGACCCGATGGGCTCTGGAAGTTACCCGAGGCGCTGCGTTTTGTTGTGACCTCGCTGGAAGGGGTAACGGCCGACCGCCCGGTGCCTGGCCAGCCGGCGACCGCGACGGTTGCCACCGAAATTTTCCCGGACTGCAGCCAGGATGTGGGCGGCGTGCCGGTGCTCGCGTTGGAGGATGACTACAGCGAACCGGATACGGACGGCGAGTACACGCTGAGCTGGACGCGGCCCGACTCTGCGGTTGGCCCGGACACCCTGCAGCAGACCAGCGCCTGCACGGCGGATTTTGTCGACGCCGCGGATGATCCGTTGGTTGCCGGCACCAATGCCCGGTGGAGCGGCAGTCCACAGTGGCAGTCTCAGCCCAACCCGGCTGATGGCAGCACGGCCTACTACGTGCCGAACGGAGCCGCACAGGATGAGGCCCTCACCATGATCGGCAGCCTGGAGATCCCCGCCGATCACTCGTCGATGCTGACCTTTACCACACGGCAGGGCCTGGAGTCCGGCTACGATTTCGGGCTGGTGGAGGTGAGTGCCGATGGTGGCGACTTCAGCACGGTGGCGACCTACACCGGGCCGGGCGGCCTGACACCGGCCGACGTTTTTGACGGCACGCGCAGCGTGGACCTCTCCGCCTATGCCGGACAGTCGATCCGGCTGCGCTTCCGTCTGACCAGCGATGCCTACAATGTCGGGCAGCCGGCGGGCTGGTACATCGACAATATCGCCGTCACCAACTCCAGTTGGTCGGATCGGGTCACCGCGACTCCGGCGCTGTCATACACCGTCACGGATCAACCCAGTGGGATGTATTGCTACCGCGTGCGCACGCGGTTGCCGGTGGGCTCGACCGCCATTGATTCGGCTTGGAGCAATCTCGTGACCGTGGTGGTTGATAACCCGAACGCACCCGAGCCCCCGGATGGAGAGAACCCGGTCACGCCGTCGGCGCGCAGCGGTGCCGGGGGCGCCGTTGCGATGCCGGTGTTGTTGTGGCTGGGGCTGGCCGGCGTGGCCATGCGCCGGCGCCGGCGCTAG
- a CDS encoding TetR/AcrR family transcriptional regulator produces MPTASTSTVKERPVQATDDFTLRDRLMREAMTMLASQGINGPSLRSIVRASGASNPSALHYHFRDRKTLVRAIAEQLQAWYESRAMPRLDALGAKGDYTVRDVLEAAFGPVIEMLEDPELGTSAVRFVARLGWDFGHEGQDISSDFHRRSMRRMLELLIPLFPGVDEEELKFKIIANMNNAYNGLAYRSYMWRSPFGASRLVEKDSADRLRELHMRYLEGGLRS; encoded by the coding sequence ATGCCAACAGCATCCACTTCGACCGTCAAAGAACGGCCAGTGCAGGCGACCGATGACTTCACATTGCGTGATCGATTGATGCGTGAGGCGATGACGATGCTCGCGAGTCAGGGCATCAATGGCCCCTCGCTACGAAGCATTGTCAGAGCCAGCGGTGCGTCGAATCCGTCTGCATTGCACTACCACTTTCGGGATCGAAAGACCCTGGTGCGCGCCATCGCCGAGCAGTTGCAGGCGTGGTACGAGTCTCGGGCCATGCCGCGCCTCGATGCGCTGGGCGCCAAAGGTGACTACACCGTTCGAGATGTCCTTGAAGCGGCGTTCGGGCCGGTGATCGAAATGCTGGAGGACCCTGAACTGGGCACCAGCGCAGTGCGATTCGTGGCTCGGCTAGGGTGGGATTTTGGCCACGAAGGCCAGGACATCTCGTCGGATTTTCATCGGCGGAGCATGCGCCGGATGCTGGAACTGTTGATTCCGCTGTTTCCCGGTGTCGACGAGGAAGAACTCAAGTTCAAGATCATTGCGAACATGAACAACGCGTATAACGGCCTGGCCTACCGCAGTTACATGTGGCGGTCTCCATTCGGTGCCTCCCGGCTGGTCGAAAAGGACTCGGCAGACCGGCTGCGGGAATTGCATATGCGGTATCTCGAGGGCGGTTTACGCAGCTAG